From the genome of Nakamurella flavida, one region includes:
- a CDS encoding bifunctional FO biosynthesis protein CofGH: MQETASAPDSPAPTSSAMRRALRRARDGVTLDAVEAGVLLHARGDDLTELCRIAAAVRDAGLADAGRPGVITYSRKVFIPLTRLCRDRCHYCTFVTVPGKLTAAGHGMFLSPDEVLDIARQGAALGCKEALFTLGDRPEDRWPEAREWLDAHGYDSTLDYVRAMAIRVLEETGLLPHLNPGVMTWQELQRLKPVAPSMGMMLETTSTELFTQKGRAHYGSPDKDPAVRLRVLEDAGRSTIPFTTGILVGIGETLADRVESLFAIRRTARQFRAIQEVIVQNFRAKPDTAMRSAPDADSGEYLATLAVARLVLGPSMRIQAPPNLTDPDELAALIAAGVDDWGGVSPLTPDHVNPERPWPQVDTLAELTAAAGFRLRERLTAQPGYILAGEPWIDPRVLPHVRALADPATGLAVEGALPQGIPWQEPDPDWGSAGRVDLHTEIDTDGRLTDTRSDFDAAYGDWDVLREEMVDRRAADSRSRTAPLDSEVVAALRAAERDPGGLSEAHALSLIHADGAELDALCALADDLRRQVNGDDVTYVVNRNINFTNVCYTGCRFCAFAQRRTDADAFTLSLEEVGKRADEAWEVGATEVCLQGGIHPDLPGTAYFDIAAEIRRRQADLHIHAFSPMEIINGSARTGLSIRDFLIQAKASGLDSIPGTAAEILDDDVRWVLTKGKLPTAQWIEVVSTAHEVGLPSSSTMMYGHVDTPAHWVAHLRLLGEIQDRTGGFTEFVALPFVHQSAPIYLAGVAKAGPSLRDNRAVHAMARILLHGRIDNIQTSWVKLGEAGCRSVLQGGVNDLGGTLMEETISRMAGSQNGSAKTVAELEAIAAGIDRPARQRTTGYGPVPAERIEAGRRGGRLRLPVSAV, translated from the coding sequence ACTCCCGCAAGGTGTTCATCCCGTTGACCCGGCTCTGCCGGGACCGCTGCCACTACTGCACGTTCGTGACCGTCCCGGGCAAGCTCACCGCGGCCGGGCACGGCATGTTCCTCTCGCCCGACGAGGTGCTGGACATCGCCCGCCAGGGTGCCGCCCTGGGCTGCAAGGAGGCGCTGTTCACCCTGGGCGACCGGCCGGAGGACCGCTGGCCGGAGGCCCGGGAGTGGCTGGACGCGCACGGCTACGACTCGACGCTGGACTACGTCCGGGCCATGGCCATCCGGGTCCTGGAGGAGACCGGTCTGCTGCCGCACCTCAACCCCGGCGTCATGACCTGGCAGGAGCTGCAGCGCCTCAAGCCGGTGGCCCCGTCCATGGGCATGATGCTGGAGACCACCTCCACCGAGCTGTTCACGCAGAAGGGTCGGGCCCACTACGGCTCCCCGGACAAGGACCCGGCCGTCCGGCTGCGGGTGCTCGAGGACGCGGGACGCAGCACCATCCCGTTCACCACCGGGATCCTGGTCGGCATCGGGGAGACCTTGGCCGACCGGGTCGAGTCGCTCTTCGCCATCCGCCGGACCGCCCGTCAGTTCCGGGCCATCCAGGAGGTCATCGTCCAGAACTTCCGGGCCAAGCCGGACACCGCGATGCGCAGTGCGCCCGACGCCGACAGCGGTGAGTACCTGGCCACGCTGGCCGTGGCCCGGCTCGTCCTGGGCCCCTCGATGCGCATCCAGGCCCCGCCGAACCTGACCGACCCCGACGAGCTGGCCGCGCTGATCGCCGCGGGGGTGGACGACTGGGGCGGGGTGTCCCCGCTGACCCCCGACCACGTCAACCCCGAGCGGCCCTGGCCGCAGGTCGACACCCTGGCCGAGCTGACCGCTGCCGCCGGTTTCCGGCTGCGGGAGCGACTCACCGCCCAGCCCGGCTACATCCTGGCCGGGGAACCGTGGATCGACCCGCGGGTGCTGCCCCACGTCCGTGCCCTGGCCGATCCGGCCACCGGACTGGCCGTGGAAGGCGCACTGCCGCAGGGCATCCCGTGGCAGGAGCCGGACCCGGACTGGGGTTCGGCCGGCCGGGTCGACCTGCACACCGAGATCGACACCGACGGGCGGCTCACCGACACCCGGAGCGACTTCGACGCCGCCTACGGGGACTGGGACGTGCTGCGCGAGGAGATGGTCGACCGGCGCGCGGCCGACAGTCGTTCCCGCACCGCACCTCTCGACTCCGAGGTGGTGGCCGCGTTGCGCGCCGCCGAGCGCGACCCCGGCGGGTTGAGCGAGGCCCACGCGCTGAGCCTGATCCACGCCGACGGCGCCGAGCTGGACGCGCTGTGCGCACTGGCCGACGACCTGCGCCGGCAGGTGAACGGGGACGACGTCACCTACGTGGTCAACCGGAACATCAACTTCACCAATGTCTGTTACACCGGCTGCCGTTTCTGCGCGTTCGCCCAGCGGCGCACCGACGCGGACGCCTTCACCCTCTCCCTGGAGGAGGTGGGCAAGCGCGCCGACGAGGCGTGGGAGGTCGGCGCCACCGAGGTCTGCCTGCAGGGCGGCATCCACCCCGACCTGCCCGGCACCGCCTACTTCGACATCGCCGCCGAGATCCGCCGCAGGCAGGCCGATCTGCACATCCACGCGTTCTCGCCGATGGAGATCATCAACGGCTCGGCCCGGACGGGGCTGTCCATCCGCGACTTCCTGATCCAGGCCAAGGCGTCCGGGTTGGACTCCATCCCGGGGACCGCCGCGGAGATCCTGGACGACGACGTCCGCTGGGTGCTGACCAAGGGCAAGCTCCCGACGGCGCAGTGGATCGAGGTCGTCAGCACCGCGCACGAGGTGGGCCTGCCGTCCAGCTCGACGATGATGTACGGGCACGTCGACACCCCCGCACACTGGGTCGCCCATCTCCGGCTGCTCGGTGAGATCCAGGACCGGACCGGCGGTTTCACCGAGTTCGTGGCCCTGCCGTTCGTCCACCAGAGCGCACCGATCTATCTGGCCGGAGTCGCCAAGGCCGGGCCGTCGCTGCGGGACAACCGCGCTGTGCACGCGATGGCGCGGATCCTGCTGCACGGCCGGATCGACAACATCCAGACCTCCTGGGTCAAGCTGGGCGAGGCCGGCTGCCGGTCCGTCCTGCAGGGCGGCGTCAACGATCTCGGCGGGACGCTGATGGAGGAGACGATCTCCCGGATGGCCGGCTCGCAGAACGGCTCGGCCAAGACGGTCGCCGAGCTGGAGGCCATCGCCGCAGGCATCGACCGGCCGGCGCGGCAGCGGACCACCGGCTACGGTCCGGTGCCCGCCGAGCGGATCGAGGCCGGCCGCCGGGGTGGCCGGCTGCGGCTGCCCGTGTCGGCGGTCTGA
- a CDS encoding alpha/beta hydrolase, which translates to MSTKSPDGARLSIRRIPKRARAVVLLLHGGGEGSGSIRTGWWYPAVLRMHPLDWAIARHLPHAAVVQLRFAVTTWNDGRDPVRDLRWALGRIHVRAPGLPVVLVGHSMGARAALFGLADPAVRGAVLLSPWISEDDPAEGTDDQLIVAIQADTDSVAPPPQAFPWLSKAERRGARIHRTTLARTDHSMIRRAGTWHRLTADAVDRVLRHAGVAAGWGGRAR; encoded by the coding sequence ATGAGCACGAAGTCGCCGGACGGGGCACGCCTGTCCATCCGCCGCATTCCGAAGCGGGCCCGGGCGGTGGTGCTGCTGCTGCACGGCGGCGGCGAGGGTTCGGGTTCCATCCGCACCGGCTGGTGGTATCCGGCCGTGCTGCGGATGCACCCGTTGGACTGGGCCATCGCCCGCCACCTCCCCCACGCGGCGGTGGTGCAGCTGCGTTTCGCGGTGACCACCTGGAACGACGGCCGCGATCCGGTCCGCGACCTGCGCTGGGCCCTGGGCCGCATCCATGTGCGCGCGCCGGGCCTGCCCGTCGTCCTGGTCGGCCACTCGATGGGGGCCCGGGCCGCACTGTTCGGCCTGGCCGACCCGGCGGTGCGCGGCGCGGTGCTGCTCAGCCCGTGGATCTCGGAGGACGATCCGGCCGAGGGCACCGACGACCAGCTCATCGTGGCCATCCAGGCCGACACGGACTCCGTCGCCCCGCCGCCCCAGGCCTTTCCGTGGCTGAGCAAGGCCGAACGCCGGGGCGCCCGCATCCACCGGACCACGCTGGCCCGCACCGATCACTCGATGATCCGCCGGGCCGGTACCTGGCACCGGTTGACCGCCGATGCCGTCGACCGGGTGCTGCGCCATGCCGGGGTGGCCGCCGGTTGGGGCGGCCGGGCCCGCTGA
- a CDS encoding sterol carrier family protein → MAKRTVTADQAFAAVRRSAEVDPAALTRPEIADLVRTTLLWLAQVQPGRSVEIRVPPFAAVQAVEGLRHTRGTPPNVVETDAATWLALVSGRLTWAAARAAGRVSASGTRADLAAFLPLRTGV, encoded by the coding sequence GTGGCGAAGCGAACGGTGACGGCGGACCAGGCGTTCGCGGCGGTACGCCGCTCGGCCGAGGTCGATCCGGCCGCGCTGACCCGGCCGGAGATCGCCGATCTGGTGCGGACGACGTTGCTGTGGCTCGCCCAGGTCCAGCCCGGCCGATCCGTGGAGATCCGCGTCCCCCCGTTCGCCGCGGTGCAGGCCGTCGAGGGTCTGCGGCACACCCGGGGAACCCCGCCCAATGTCGTGGAGACCGACGCGGCGACCTGGCTGGCCCTGGTGTCCGGCCGGCTGACGTGGGCCGCGGCACGAGCGGCCGGGCGGGTCAGCGCCAGCGGCACCCGGGCCGATCTGGCCGCGTTCCTGCCGTTGCGGACAGGGGTCTGA
- a CDS encoding SDR family oxidoreductase, protein MSQSRPSQEDPTTRHPEPDREGEQIAHPGLTGDMRDEPDHGEESYVGHDRLTGRRAVVTGGDSGIGRAVAIAFAREGADVLISYLPEEQEDADETVRWIERAGRKAVAFPGDIRDERVCDELIATAVRELGGLDLLVNNAAYQVAQMGGIADISTEQFDRVLKTNLYAMFWLCKKALPHLEPGSTIINTSSVQAVTPSPELLDYATTKAGILNFSKALAGELAERGIRVNVVAPGPIWTPLIPATMPTEKVESHGEKAPLGRAGQPAEVAPAYVFFASKESSYITAEVLGVTGGSPVT, encoded by the coding sequence ATGAGCCAGTCCCGGCCCTCGCAGGAGGACCCCACCACCCGGCACCCGGAGCCCGACCGGGAGGGCGAGCAGATCGCGCACCCCGGGCTGACCGGCGACATGCGGGACGAACCCGACCACGGCGAGGAGTCCTACGTCGGCCACGACCGGCTGACCGGGCGCCGCGCCGTCGTCACCGGCGGGGACTCCGGGATCGGCCGGGCGGTCGCCATCGCCTTCGCCCGGGAGGGTGCCGATGTGCTGATCTCCTACCTGCCCGAGGAGCAGGAGGACGCCGACGAGACGGTCCGGTGGATCGAGCGGGCCGGCCGCAAGGCCGTGGCCTTCCCCGGCGACATCCGCGACGAACGGGTCTGCGACGAGCTCATCGCGACCGCGGTCCGCGAACTCGGCGGGCTCGATCTGCTCGTCAACAACGCCGCGTACCAGGTGGCCCAGATGGGCGGCATCGCCGACATCAGCACCGAGCAGTTCGACCGGGTGCTCAAGACCAACCTCTACGCCATGTTCTGGCTGTGCAAGAAGGCCCTGCCCCACCTGGAGCCCGGTTCGACCATCATCAACACCTCCTCGGTCCAGGCCGTCACCCCCTCGCCGGAGCTCCTGGACTACGCGACGACCAAGGCCGGCATCCTGAACTTCAGCAAGGCCCTGGCCGGAGAGCTCGCCGAGCGGGGCATCCGGGTCAACGTGGTCGCCCCGGGCCCGATCTGGACGCCGCTCATCCCGGCGACGATGCCGACGGAGAAGGTCGAGTCGCACGGGGAGAAGGCTCCGCTGGGGCGTGCCGGGCAGCCGGCCGAGGTGGCCCCGGCGTACGTGTTCTTCGCATCGAAGGAATCCAGCTACATCACCGCCGAGGTGCTCGGCGTGACCGGCGGCTCGCCCGTCACCTGA
- the purF gene encoding amidophosphoribosyltransferase: protein MDAATDQGPKEECGVFGVWAPGEEVAKLTYYGLYALQHRGQEAAGIAVADGSQIVVFKDLGLVSQVFDEQTLSSLQGHIAVGHCRYSTTGSSTWENAQPTFAITDVGSGIALGHNGNLVNTMELAARVAALPGRNGRSKCTTDSDILTRLLAAKSADAGLEAAALELLPSLEGAFCLVFSDEHTLYAARDRHGVRPLVLGRLDRGWVVASETAALDIVGASYVREVEPGELLAIDADGLRSEHFAPQEPKGCVFEYVYLARPDTTISGRGVHATRVEIGRRLAGEAPVEADLVIPTPESGTPAAIGYAQASGIPYGQGLVKNAYVGRTFIQPSQTIRQLGIRLKLNPLRDVIRGKRLVVVDDSIVRGNTQRALVRMLREAGALEVHVRIASPPVRWPCFYGIDFASRAELIANAGDVEAVRRSIGADTLGYVSLDALVASSEQPKNRLCTACFTGEYPIPIPDQIGKHVLEGIARGVAGDAAPVAGAGYGAADALSRP from the coding sequence ATGGATGCGGCCACCGACCAGGGACCCAAGGAGGAGTGCGGCGTCTTCGGTGTCTGGGCCCCCGGTGAGGAGGTCGCCAAGCTGACCTACTACGGCCTCTACGCACTGCAGCACCGAGGCCAGGAGGCCGCCGGCATCGCCGTCGCCGACGGCAGCCAGATCGTGGTGTTCAAGGATCTCGGCCTGGTCTCCCAGGTCTTCGACGAGCAGACGCTGTCGTCCCTGCAGGGCCACATCGCCGTCGGGCACTGCCGGTACTCCACCACCGGGTCCTCCACGTGGGAGAACGCCCAGCCCACCTTCGCCATCACCGACGTCGGGTCGGGCATCGCCCTGGGCCACAACGGCAACCTGGTCAACACCATGGAACTGGCCGCCCGCGTCGCCGCGCTGCCCGGCCGCAACGGTCGGTCCAAGTGCACCACCGACTCGGACATCCTGACCCGCCTGCTCGCCGCCAAGTCCGCCGATGCCGGACTCGAGGCCGCCGCCCTGGAGCTGCTGCCCTCCCTCGAGGGCGCGTTCTGCCTCGTCTTCTCCGACGAGCACACCCTGTACGCGGCCCGCGACCGGCACGGCGTGCGCCCGCTGGTGCTCGGTCGGCTGGACCGCGGCTGGGTCGTCGCCTCGGAGACCGCCGCGCTGGACATCGTCGGCGCGTCCTACGTGCGCGAGGTCGAACCGGGTGAGCTGCTGGCCATCGACGCGGACGGCCTGCGCAGCGAGCACTTCGCCCCGCAGGAGCCCAAGGGCTGCGTGTTCGAATACGTCTACCTGGCCCGGCCCGACACGACGATCTCCGGTCGGGGCGTGCACGCCACCCGGGTGGAGATCGGCCGGCGGCTGGCCGGCGAGGCCCCGGTCGAGGCCGATCTGGTCATCCCCACCCCGGAGTCCGGCACCCCTGCGGCCATCGGCTACGCGCAGGCCTCCGGTATCCCGTACGGCCAGGGACTGGTCAAGAACGCCTACGTCGGGCGCACCTTCATCCAGCCGTCGCAGACCATCCGTCAGCTCGGCATCCGGCTCAAGCTGAATCCGCTGCGCGACGTCATCCGCGGCAAACGCCTGGTGGTGGTGGACGACTCGATCGTCCGCGGCAACACCCAGCGCGCCCTGGTGCGCATGCTCCGCGAGGCGGGGGCCCTCGAGGTGCACGTGCGGATCGCCTCACCGCCGGTGCGCTGGCCGTGCTTCTACGGCATCGACTTCGCCTCCCGGGCCGAGCTCATCGCGAACGCCGGTGACGTGGAGGCCGTCCGCCGGTCGATCGGTGCGGACACCCTGGGCTACGTGTCCCTGGACGCCCTCGTCGCGTCCTCCGAGCAGCCGAAGAACCGGCTGTGCACGGCCTGCTTCACCGGCGAGTACCCCATCCCGATCCCCGACCAGATCGGCAAGCACGTGCTGGAGGGGATCGCCCGCGGTGTCGCCGGCGATGCCGCACCGGTCGCCGGCGCCGGGTACGGGGCGGCCGACGCCCTCAGCCGTCCCTGA
- the purM gene encoding phosphoribosylformylglycinamidine cyclo-ligase, with product MTRHSMGPGATYAGSGVSIAAGEAAVDLIRPFTDRTHRPEVVGSIGGFASLFRLPVHKFRDPLLASSSDGVGTKTAIAQAMDVHHTIGIDLVAMVVDDLVACGAEPLFLQDYIACGKVEPERIASIVSGIADGCVQAGCSLVGGETAEHPGLMADEDYDLAATAVGVVEADLVLGPDKVRPGDVVLGLASSGVHANGYSMVRHVLLDIARLPLDGHVEEFGRTLGEELLEPCRIYALDCLNLARETDVHAYAHITGGGLVSNLARVIPAGLTARLDRQSWTPLPVFGYIAGHGRVGREEMEQAFNMGIGMVAVVGADDVDRARAILTARHLPAVVLGTVEKSDDAARVTLTGEHPRF from the coding sequence ATGACCCGCCATTCCATGGGCCCGGGGGCCACCTACGCCGGCTCCGGTGTCTCGATCGCGGCCGGCGAGGCCGCCGTCGACCTGATCCGGCCGTTCACCGACCGCACCCACCGGCCCGAGGTCGTCGGCAGCATCGGCGGTTTCGCCTCGCTGTTCCGTCTCCCGGTGCACAAGTTCCGCGACCCGCTGCTCGCCTCGTCGTCCGACGGCGTCGGCACCAAGACGGCCATCGCCCAGGCCATGGACGTGCACCACACCATCGGCATCGACCTCGTCGCGATGGTCGTCGACGACCTGGTCGCCTGCGGCGCCGAGCCGCTGTTCCTCCAGGACTACATCGCCTGCGGCAAGGTCGAGCCCGAGCGGATCGCGAGCATCGTCTCCGGCATCGCCGACGGCTGCGTCCAGGCCGGCTGCTCACTGGTCGGCGGGGAGACCGCGGAGCACCCCGGACTGATGGCCGACGAGGACTACGACCTGGCCGCCACCGCGGTGGGCGTGGTCGAGGCCGACCTCGTGCTCGGACCGGACAAGGTCCGTCCCGGCGACGTCGTGCTGGGTCTCGCTTCCTCCGGCGTGCACGCCAACGGCTATTCGATGGTCCGGCACGTGCTGCTGGACATCGCGCGCCTGCCGCTGGACGGACACGTCGAGGAGTTCGGCCGCACCCTGGGGGAGGAGCTCCTCGAGCCCTGCCGCATCTACGCGCTGGACTGCCTGAACCTGGCCCGGGAGACCGATGTGCACGCCTACGCGCACATCACCGGCGGCGGCCTGGTCAGCAACCTGGCCCGGGTCATCCCCGCCGGGCTGACCGCGCGGTTGGACCGGCAGAGCTGGACCCCGCTGCCGGTTTTCGGCTACATCGCCGGGCATGGCCGGGTCGGCCGCGAGGAGATGGAGCAGGCCTTCAACATGGGCATCGGCATGGTCGCCGTGGTCGGGGCGGACGACGTCGACCGCGCCCGGGCCATCCTCACCGCGCGGCATCTACCGGCCGTCGTGCTGGGCACGGTGGAGAAGTCGGACGACGCTGCCCGGGTCACCCTGACCGGAGAGCACCCCCGCTTCTGA
- a CDS encoding GNAT family N-acetyltransferase, protein MGIEVRPATDFDDVRTLVGPKRPDANVCWCLSYRIPSAENQALTGPARGDRVRQLLQEEIPPGVLAYDGDEVVGWAAVHLRAATTFARNRRIPLLDDLPVWSLWCVRVRPGHRGTGIAHHLIAGAVAFARERGAPVVEAYPVDNEGRTVDLTMAYVGTRAMFDRAGFTKAADTGSVLNGFPRVLMRLDLR, encoded by the coding sequence ATGGGCATCGAGGTGCGACCGGCGACGGACTTCGACGATGTCCGCACCCTGGTCGGGCCCAAGCGCCCGGACGCCAACGTCTGCTGGTGCCTGAGCTACCGCATCCCGTCCGCGGAGAACCAGGCCCTGACCGGGCCGGCCCGGGGCGACCGGGTCCGGCAGCTCCTGCAGGAGGAGATCCCGCCCGGCGTCCTCGCCTACGACGGCGACGAGGTCGTCGGTTGGGCCGCCGTGCACCTGAGGGCCGCCACCACCTTCGCCCGCAACCGACGCATACCCCTCCTCGACGACCTGCCGGTCTGGTCGCTGTGGTGCGTGCGGGTGCGCCCCGGCCATCGCGGCACCGGTATCGCCCATCACCTCATCGCCGGCGCGGTGGCCTTCGCCCGCGAGCGCGGGGCGCCGGTGGTCGAGGCGTACCCGGTGGACAACGAGGGCCGCACGGTCGACCTGACGATGGCCTACGTGGGGACGAGGGCCATGTTCGACCGGGCGGGATTCACCAAGGCGGCGGACACCGGCTCCGTGCTGAACGGATTCCCCCGCGTCCTCATGCGCCTCGACCTCCGCTGA
- a CDS encoding ParA family protein, with the protein MGRVIAVVNQKGGVGKTTTSVSVAACAAESGRSVLLVDTDPESDSTHWLAGSPDDGAVMDVLTGALPLDAIIRTTGVPGLDLAPADTDLVLAERTLGNLVGAERRLATAIATVADRYDLVLVDCPPSLNLLTVGALVAADEVLVPVAMGSLEIDGLTTLLPTVELTTRRLNPGLRLAGVLPIKVRHRQRMSLDVLEVLRGRFGERVLPPIRDAVTVAEAASAQQPITVYAPDDDITQDYRAATHALLDGRTG; encoded by the coding sequence GTGGGTCGGGTCATCGCCGTGGTGAACCAGAAGGGCGGCGTCGGGAAGACGACGACGTCCGTCTCGGTGGCCGCCTGCGCTGCCGAGTCCGGTCGCTCAGTGCTCCTGGTCGACACCGATCCGGAGTCCGACTCGACGCACTGGCTGGCCGGTTCCCCGGACGACGGCGCCGTGATGGACGTGCTGACCGGGGCCCTGCCGCTGGACGCGATCATCCGCACCACCGGTGTCCCCGGCCTGGATCTCGCCCCGGCCGACACGGATCTCGTGCTGGCCGAACGCACCCTCGGCAACCTGGTGGGTGCCGAGCGCCGACTGGCCACCGCGATCGCCACCGTCGCCGACCGGTACGACCTCGTGCTGGTGGACTGCCCGCCGTCCCTCAACCTGCTGACGGTGGGGGCCCTGGTCGCCGCGGACGAGGTCCTGGTCCCGGTGGCCATGGGCTCGTTGGAGATCGACGGCCTGACGACCCTGCTGCCCACCGTGGAACTCACCACCCGTCGACTCAACCCCGGGCTGCGGCTGGCCGGGGTGCTGCCGATCAAGGTGCGCCACCGGCAGCGGATGAGCCTGGACGTGCTCGAGGTGCTCCGCGGTCGCTTCGGGGAGCGGGTGCTGCCGCCGATCCGGGACGCGGTGACGGTGGCCGAGGCCGCCTCGGCCCAGCAGCCGATCACCGTCTACGCCCCGGACGACGACATCACGCAGGACTACCGCGCAGCCACCCACGCGCTGCTGGACGGGAGAACCGGATGA
- a CDS encoding fibronectin type III domain-containing protein has protein sequence MRIRSLLVPVLTVLLAGGGVAQAAPTDAVPGTTSTTDTVLSIAADADAEGTAAVTADPVGVHSVLVIRAYWTAPDSLTAAQARTAVIDTPNAWYREMSYGSSGFTGDVIPDWVRITGPVNSDSCYSDTYSIRDQALAAALTQGYDAGRYDRTAIYFPRAACNDAADPAGWAVVGGRDLWLDGWTLPDTVVHEFGHLDGLDHSRAARCTDPVTHVPVALAPVASCSFTDDPTELMGASGRSQFSAPQKNRVGWLAGRTVTLTPGTSARLTPLETGSARNAAVLTTPTGRRYWVEYRQPIGLDAELDPGLTSGLILRMEDPGYASTPVLLDMTPTTDSLTDCTLGAGRSWRSPDGYTFTASQVDATGATVTVQTAAALGAPTGVTTRQDNTAGTATLTWAPPATDGGRPVTGYRVSRDGTGSTGTPAWSAWMPADARTRTFVNLAPGTPYTLTVRAVTAAGDGPPATRTVTMARTAGVPTQVTATRQDAAGTATLTWAPPATDGGRPVTGYRVSRNGTGSTGTPAWSAWMPADARTRTFVNLAPGTPYTLTVRAVTAAGDGPPATRTVTLAAR, from the coding sequence GTGCGCATTCGTTCCCTGCTCGTCCCCGTGCTGACCGTGCTCCTGGCCGGCGGCGGTGTCGCACAGGCTGCGCCCACCGACGCAGTACCCGGCACGACGTCGACCACGGACACCGTCCTGTCGATCGCGGCCGACGCCGACGCCGAGGGCACGGCGGCCGTGACCGCCGACCCGGTGGGCGTCCATTCGGTCCTGGTCATCCGGGCCTACTGGACGGCCCCCGACTCGCTGACCGCGGCCCAGGCACGCACCGCCGTCATCGACACCCCGAACGCGTGGTATCGCGAGATGTCCTACGGCAGCTCGGGTTTCACCGGTGATGTCATCCCGGACTGGGTGCGGATCACCGGACCGGTGAACAGCGACTCCTGCTACTCCGACACCTACTCCATCCGGGACCAGGCGCTGGCCGCGGCCCTGACCCAGGGGTACGACGCCGGGCGCTACGACCGCACCGCCATCTACTTCCCCCGTGCCGCCTGCAACGACGCCGCCGATCCCGCGGGGTGGGCCGTCGTCGGCGGCCGGGACCTCTGGTTGGACGGTTGGACCCTGCCGGACACCGTGGTGCACGAGTTCGGGCACCTCGACGGGTTGGACCATTCCCGGGCAGCCCGTTGCACCGATCCGGTCACCCACGTGCCCGTGGCGCTGGCGCCGGTCGCGTCCTGTTCCTTCACCGACGACCCGACGGAGCTGATGGGGGCGTCGGGCCGGTCGCAGTTCAGTGCACCGCAGAAGAACCGGGTCGGCTGGCTGGCGGGCCGGACGGTGACCCTGACCCCGGGGACGTCGGCCCGCCTGACCCCGCTGGAGACCGGGTCCGCCCGGAACGCCGCCGTCCTGACCACACCGACCGGGCGCCGGTACTGGGTCGAGTACCGGCAGCCGATCGGCCTGGATGCGGAGTTGGACCCCGGCCTGACCTCCGGGCTGATCCTGCGCATGGAGGATCCCGGGTACGCCTCCACACCGGTCCTGCTGGACATGACGCCGACGACCGACAGCCTCACCGACTGCACCCTGGGCGCCGGCCGCTCGTGGCGGTCGCCCGACGGCTACACGTTCACCGCCTCGCAGGTGGACGCGACCGGCGCGACCGTCACCGTGCAGACCGCCGCCGCCCTCGGCGCCCCCACGGGCGTCACCACCCGCCAGGACAACACGGCCGGCACGGCCACCCTGACCTGGGCACCCCCGGCCACCGACGGCGGCCGCCCCGTCACCGGCTACCGCGTCTCCCGTGACGGCACCGGCTCCACCGGAACCCCCGCCTGGTCGGCGTGGATGCCCGCCGACGCCCGCACCCGCACCTTCGTCAACCTCGCCCCCGGCACCCCGTACACCCTCACCGTCCGCGCCGTCACCGCCGCCGGCGACGGACCACCCGCCACCCGGACCGTCACCATGGCCCGCACCGCGGGCGTGCCGACCCAGGTGACCGCCACCCGTCAGGACGCCGCCGGGACGGCCACCCTGACCTGGGCACCCCCGGCCACCGACGGCGGCCGCCCCGTCACCGGCTACCGCGTCTCCCGGAACGGCACCGGCTCCACCGGAACCCCCGCCTGGTCGGCGTGGATGCCAGCCGACGCCCGCACCCGCACCTTCGTCAACCTCGCCCCCGGCACCCCGTACACCCTCACCGTCCGCGCCGTCACCGCCGCCGGCGACGGACCACCCGCCACCCGGACCGTCACCCTGGCGGCCCGATGA
- a CDS encoding DUF3073 domain-containing protein, producing MGRGRQKAKQTKVARELKYSSHNIDVTALQRELTGGPVHQPPPVVPDKDEEEDLYASLASRYDVGEDDDDADSLIPRRTQAR from the coding sequence ATGGGGCGAGGCCGTCAGAAGGCAAAGCAGACGAAGGTGGCGCGGGAGCTCAAGTACTCCTCGCACAACATCGATGTGACTGCCTTACAGCGCGAGCTCACCGGAGGCCCGGTCCACCAACCGCCACCGGTCGTTCCCGACAAAGACGAGGAAGAGGATCTGTACGCCTCCCTCGCCTCGCGGTACGACGTCGGTGAGGACGACGACGACGCCGACAGCCTGATCCCCCGACGGACCCAGGCTCGCTGA